Proteins co-encoded in one Metabacillus sp. KUDC1714 genomic window:
- the mraY gene encoding phospho-N-acetylmuramoyl-pentapeptide-transferase: MLEQVILITLVMGFLISVLLSPIIIPFLRRLKFGQSIREEGPKSHQKKSGTPTMGGVMIIFSIIITTIVMTGKFSQLSVEMYLLLFVTVGYGLLGFLDDFIKVVMKRNLGLTSRQKLLGQVIIAVIFYIIFTQYGFSTEIGLPGTSLSFDLGWGYVVLVIFMLVGGSNAVNLTDGLDGLLSGTSAVAFGAFAVLAWNQSQYDVAIFSVAVVGAVLGFLVFNAHPAKVFMGDTGSLALGGAIVTIAILTKLEILLVLIGGVFVIETLSVIIQVISFKTTGKRVFKMSPLHHHYELVGWSEWRVVVTFWTIGLVFAVLGIYIEVWL, encoded by the coding sequence ATGCTAGAGCAGGTTATATTAATTACACTCGTAATGGGATTCTTAATAAGTGTACTATTATCTCCCATCATTATTCCTTTTCTTAGGAGGTTGAAGTTCGGCCAGAGTATTAGAGAAGAAGGACCTAAATCACATCAAAAGAAATCAGGAACTCCTACAATGGGTGGAGTAATGATCATATTCTCGATTATCATTACAACAATTGTGATGACAGGGAAATTTTCTCAACTAAGTGTTGAGATGTATTTATTACTGTTTGTAACTGTTGGTTACGGTTTACTAGGATTTTTAGATGATTTTATAAAGGTTGTCATGAAAAGAAACCTTGGGTTAACCTCAAGACAAAAATTACTCGGCCAGGTGATTATTGCAGTCATCTTCTATATTATCTTTACACAATATGGATTTTCAACCGAGATTGGTTTACCTGGTACCTCACTTTCATTTGATTTAGGTTGGGGCTATGTTGTACTTGTCATCTTTATGCTGGTAGGTGGATCAAATGCAGTTAACCTAACTGATGGATTAGATGGTTTATTATCAGGAACTTCTGCAGTAGCGTTTGGGGCATTTGCCGTACTAGCATGGAATCAATCTCAATATGATGTTGCGATTTTTTCAGTTGCGGTAGTTGGTGCAGTACTTGGATTTTTAGTCTTTAATGCACATCCTGCTAAGGTATTTATGGGGGATACGGGTTCACTTGCACTAGGTGGTGCAATAGTAACGATTGCAATCTTAACAAAATTAGAAATATTGCTTGTTTTAATCGGTGGCGTGTTCGTAATTGAGACATTATCGGTTATTATTCAGGTTATATCATTTAAAACAACAGGTAAAAGAGTATTCAAAATGAGCCCACTGCATCATCACTACGAATTAGTTGGATGGTCAGAATGGAGAGTAGTTGTTACGTTCTGGACAATTGGGCTTGTCTTCGCAGTGCTTGGAATCTATATCGAGGTGTGGTTGTAA